CGCCTATATCTTCGTATATAAATGCCGAATAAGCCCACGGGCACCCCCAATAAGTCACAGAATCTACAACGTTTTGTAATAGGTGAACGTTATAACTAACTTGATCTTTACCGTACAATAACTCAACTCAACTTGTGaaacaaatttaaagaatAGTTTACGAAATACTTAAATTTCTTTGCGAGATACATTTTTCTTCAGTAGCTTGTGCATTCCTTTAACCAGAATAAGCCAATGTTTATAATACTTGAGAGGCAACAAGTGTTTTAGTACAATTGgactgtaaaataaaagccaAACTCGAAACTCACTCGCTCATCATTAGGCTAAAAACCATAAGCTGAATTCCCTTGCTAATTTAATTACTTGATTGATCTAAAAATAGTCttaactaaaaaagaaaaggactaCATGCTTAATATCATTTCAAGATTTTCTGACCCTGGTGttcgtaaattttttatcaacAGAGATATCAAATTGCCCTCGCTAGCTATTCGCCCCAAGCCAGGTAATATGTAGTCAAATGTATACATTTTGTTGTTAATATATGTTTAATTCATACATATGTAATATAAATGTTATTGATTCAATATGATATGTGAACTGAGCTTTTTTATAGAAACAGTTTCAATTCAGAGATGCATGTTTGATATGTATCTAATGTACATTTTTCATCCTAAAAACAGGTTCCCAATTCATGATACAATGGGAAGGGGAAAAATATGCACAAGATTGGCGAATGGACGGATATAATTGGCGTCAACAAAGAGGAGAGGTGGACTACGTCCtggataaaaaataattttacgATGAAGGTTAACAAGAATTTGAACAGGTAGATCGAGAAAAGGTGCAAGTGCACTTTTCGCGTTTAACTTTTAAATTGCGTATCAACTGTGGGGAATTGGCGAAATCATTTTCCACCAAATTCACCAAAAAAGCATACATGCACAGTGACTATCCAAATCAAGTTTTGGTAGTGTACGAAGGTAATTTTTCTGTCGTAAACCCTACATATGCCCCCGGAAATGCAAAACGGGAAGAGAAGACCCAAAAGCCTTTCTTTCGCACAGCAAAATAAAGATATAAGTTGGAGACagcgaaagaaagagaaggtGATCAGCCTACTGAAGTGTATTTAGacatgttaaaattttttggaGATAATATGAAAAAACAAGCAGTCCAGGCCCCAAGAGACATCAAACAGATTGAATATGCGCAACGAAACAcgagagaataaaaaaacatgagCCATGACGCGCAATACAATGCATACGAGGTCGGCATGAATTGTTTCCGGATGTGAATATTGTGTGCATGCATTGCGGTAAGTAGTTTATTTAACATTTATTTGTATGTgtgattttttaaacaatatattactataatatatatataatatatttaatttaaattatatattatatataatatatacagtcatgcttggaagtttctttagcaggctaatcggtctatatccttctatttctttttgatggaggggatactttggtgcctaccgtacccctttacgctattcctatttctctttctttgcaacccgcgaaaaaagtgcaaaattaaaagtaggaaaattgactgaaacgtagaggaagagaagaatggaaagaaaacgagggtatggtaggcaccatagtatcccttccgtccaaacaaaatgaaaggatatagaacCATTTGACCCTCTCCCATatccgacggcatagccgcgggtagggacaacgaatgcaacacatgtcgggggtgatccaatatttcaaaatgatcctttttcccatacaacaactatactttttacaaattaaaaatccgaaagataaagactagttctttatctttctgataaaaaaaaaattaacttcgtacgagcaatcttagtatgtaaaaaaaattcacgcgcgagacaccgttaggcctatctcgcgcgggttaaaacgccttttttggaccgaggtgatccaatacctggcgtgggtactgtatagaCCTTATTAAGGACCAAAGGTATGGGTCAAGCCTACCCCCTAGCGGTGCGTTTCAGTGTGAAGGGGTGCCGTGAACagccgctttttatttggctcgccGCATGTGGCATGGTAATAGGCTATTCAACGGTAGCAGGCGACTACCACATTTTTCGTAAGTTTCTGTCATATGTTGGATTACACGGTTTCGAACAACATTACAAGAAATGGGAAATACAAGAGTGTGTTGTATTTGTGGTGTTTCTACAGTTTAGTCACAAAAAGGTAGCTCTGCAAGCTCTGAAAACAATTGATTGGACTCTTCTGCAGTAACTGGAGGATTATCAATTACCACATTGAcgtgtttccttttttttatgacagATAAATCTGCAACTTTTCCAACAGTGACCTGTACAAACATCGTTAAATAATGTACATTGTATGAGTAATTCATATTTGTCAAAATGAAATCTAGCAATAACTCACAGGTCCTTTGCCTGGTTTGTTCCACTCGCAAGCTTTAGATGTTGGTGCTACTTGATCTTCATCAGCATTCCAAGCAGTTTCAGTTCTACGACTGGGGAGTTCATGCTCAGCAACAGCAAGTTGCAGCAATGCACTAACATGAATGCAGACTCTCCCAAGCCTATGTTAATACAACAATAAATGATTACTAGCACACGTATAaacttttgtcaacaattgATTACCCAGCAGCACAGTCACAATATGCAACTTTAACTTTTCCATCAGAATGTATTGCAGCCCACGGTGTTGTTGGGTTAATTCCTAGAGATTGTGAGTGAGTTATATGACTGCGAATGATCACAATGTCATTGGTAAGTGGAAAGGCAAGAAGTTTATCGGCAAAAGTGTTATCTACATATTGGGGAGAACCGTTTAGATTTTTGTATGCCTCAAACTTCTCACCATCACTGCCATTCCGTTCAATAACTAAATATAGAActaaatgtttattttttattggagGAAGCActtctttcacttttttttcacttttataCACTGATAGGGGAATTGTAAGTGGGTCAACACACccaattcttttaaaaaatcgcaGTACAACTTCTTCTCCTCTGGGACTAAACCCTCAGCAAATTTAGAGAGCTTTAAACTACAGATAGTAGTATCACTAGTCATAATACAGCATAATCGTGCAATCCAACGTGACAGAAAACTTACGAAAAATGTGGTAGTCGCCTGCTACCGTTAAATAGCCTATTACCATGCCACATGCggcgagccaaataaaaagcggctGTTCACGGCACCCCTTCACACTGAAACGCACCGCTAGAGGGTAGGCTTGACCCATACCTTTGGATCTTAATAAGGTCTATAtttatactatatatatattatatatatgttaataattaaatatacGTATACATACGTTTCAGTTGTAAGATAACAGTTAATACAACGTAAAGCCTGCATcacaatttataaaaattgtTATTCATTCtggtaaaagtctattttacccgaccaaatttacttaact
The nucleotide sequence above comes from Daphnia magna isolate NIES unplaced genomic scaffold, ASM2063170v1.1 Dm_contigs423, whole genome shotgun sequence. Encoded proteins:
- the LOC123468765 gene encoding uncharacterized protein LOC123468765: MVIGYLTVAGDYHIFRFSPRGEEVVLRFFKRIGCVDPLTIPLSVYKSEKKVKEVLPPIKNKHLVLYLVIERNGSDGEKFEAYKNLNGSPQYVDNTFADKLLAFPLTNDIVIIRSHITHSQSLGINPTTPWAAIHSDGKVKVAYCDCAAGLGRVCIHVSALLQLAVAEHELPSRRTETAWNADEDQVAPTSKACEWNKPGKGPVTVGKVADLSVIKKRKHVNVVIDNPPVTAEESNQLFSELAELPFCD